The following are encoded in a window of Nakamurella sp. A5-74 genomic DNA:
- the rpmA gene encoding 50S ribosomal protein L27, which produces MAHKKGASSSRNGRDSNAQYLGVKRYGGQVVKAGEILIRQRGTKFHPGDGVGRGKDDTLFALVPGAVEFGSKRGRKTVNIVQEAPALADA; this is translated from the coding sequence ATGGCACACAAGAAGGGCGCATCCAGCTCCCGCAACGGCCGCGACTCCAATGCCCAGTACCTGGGCGTCAAGCGCTACGGCGGCCAGGTGGTCAAGGCCGGCGAGATCCTGATCCGCCAGCGTGGCACCAAGTTCCACCCGGGCGACGGCGTGGGTCGCGGCAAGGACGACACCCTGTTCGCCCTGGTCCCCGGCGCGGTGGAGTTCGGCAGCAAGCGTGGACGCAAGACCGTCAACATCGTCCAGGAGGCGCCCGCACTCGCGGACGCCTGA
- the obgE gene encoding GTPase ObgE, producing MMARFVDRAVLHLQAGDGGKGCASVHREKFKPLGGPDGGNGGNGGDVVLVVDAGVHTLLDFHFRPHAKAGSGKFGQGDNKDGAYGDDLVMKVPEGTVVLDATGRMLADLTGIGTRYIAAQGGRGGLGNAALSSKSRKAPGFALLGEPGEIADVTLELKSMADVGLLGFPSAGKSSLVSVLSKARPKIADYPFTTLEPNLGVVEAGGSTYTIADVPGLIPGASQGKGLGLEFLRHIERCSVLAHVVDCATFEADRDPASDIAALESELSQYIPSLPTEFADKPRVVVLNKIDVPEARELAEFVRADLEAAGHRVFLISTATHEGLKELRYALAEVVAEDRAYRVIQPTARVVVRPKAVNEEQFVVAPDPATPGGFIVTGVRPERWIRQTDFNNEEAIGFLADRLAKIGIEDELARQGAQAGCPVTVAGITFDFEPMAATAVVPLSGRGLDERVVPNHRVGAAERKVLHRLRRGLPVEELEWSDLATEYISESRMADLRAADRAVRAGEKSWTRGIDLDIGVDDDEELDAEIDDAAGTPGTGSHVGGVAAGRSDDRG from the coding sequence CTGATGGCCCGCTTCGTCGACCGAGCTGTACTGCACCTGCAGGCCGGTGACGGTGGCAAGGGTTGCGCATCGGTGCACCGTGAGAAGTTCAAGCCGCTGGGCGGTCCGGACGGCGGCAACGGCGGCAACGGCGGCGACGTCGTACTGGTCGTCGACGCCGGAGTGCACACGCTGCTGGACTTCCACTTCCGCCCGCATGCGAAGGCCGGCAGCGGCAAGTTCGGCCAGGGCGACAACAAGGACGGCGCCTACGGCGACGACCTCGTGATGAAGGTCCCCGAAGGGACCGTCGTGCTGGACGCCACCGGCAGGATGTTGGCCGACCTCACCGGCATCGGAACCCGCTACATCGCTGCCCAGGGTGGTCGCGGCGGCCTCGGCAACGCCGCGCTGTCGTCCAAGTCCCGCAAGGCACCCGGCTTCGCGCTGCTCGGTGAGCCCGGCGAGATCGCCGACGTCACCCTCGAACTCAAGTCCATGGCCGACGTCGGGCTGCTGGGCTTCCCCAGCGCCGGCAAGTCGTCCCTGGTCTCGGTGCTCTCCAAGGCCCGACCCAAGATCGCCGACTACCCGTTCACCACCCTGGAGCCGAACCTCGGCGTCGTCGAGGCCGGCGGCAGCACTTACACCATCGCGGACGTGCCCGGCCTGATTCCGGGTGCGAGTCAGGGCAAGGGCCTCGGCCTGGAGTTCCTCCGACACATCGAGCGCTGCTCGGTGCTCGCGCACGTCGTCGACTGCGCCACCTTTGAAGCCGACCGCGATCCCGCCTCCGACATTGCGGCGCTGGAATCCGAACTGTCGCAATACATCCCGTCGCTGCCCACCGAGTTCGCCGACAAGCCCAGGGTCGTCGTGCTCAACAAGATCGACGTCCCGGAGGCCCGCGAGCTGGCGGAGTTCGTCCGGGCCGATCTCGAGGCGGCCGGACATCGCGTCTTCCTGATCTCCACCGCCACTCACGAGGGACTCAAGGAGCTGCGGTACGCGCTCGCCGAGGTCGTCGCCGAGGACCGCGCGTACCGCGTCATCCAGCCGACCGCACGAGTGGTCGTGCGCCCGAAGGCCGTCAACGAGGAACAGTTCGTCGTTGCTCCGGACCCGGCCACCCCCGGTGGATTCATCGTCACCGGCGTGCGTCCCGAGCGGTGGATCCGCCAGACCGACTTCAACAACGAGGAAGCCATCGGCTTCCTCGCCGACCGCCTCGCCAAGATCGGCATCGAGGACGAGCTGGCGCGCCAGGGCGCGCAGGCGGGCTGTCCGGTCACCGTCGCGGGCATCACCTTCGACTTCGAACCGATGGCCGCCACGGCGGTCGTCCCGCTGTCCGGTCGCGGCCTCGACGAACGGGTGGTCCCCAACCATCGGGTGGGCGCCGCGGAACGCAAGGTGCTGCACCGCCTACGCCGTGGTCTCCCGGTCGAGGAGCTCGAGTGGTCCGATCTGGCCACCGAGTACATCTCCGAGTCGCGGATGGCAGACCTGCGGGCCGCCGATCGCGCGGTGCGCGCCGGCGAAAAGTCGTGGACCCGCGGAATCGACCTCGACATCGGGGTCGACGACGACGAGGAGCTCGACGCCGAGATCGACGACGCTGCCGGGACCCCGGGTACCGGGTCGCATGTCGGGGGAGTTGCTGCGGGCAGGTCGGATGATCGCGGCTGA
- the rplU gene encoding 50S ribosomal protein L21, translating to MYAIIHTGGKQYKVAEGDVIQVEKLELATGDAVTLPALLVVDGTDLTTGAALDKVTVSGEILEHTKGPKIVIHKFKNKTGYHKRQGHRQKLTKLRVTGIKSGK from the coding sequence ATGTACGCGATCATCCACACCGGCGGCAAGCAGTACAAGGTCGCCGAAGGTGACGTCATCCAGGTCGAGAAGCTGGAGCTGGCCACCGGCGACGCCGTCACCCTCCCCGCTCTGCTGGTCGTCGACGGTACCGACCTCACCACCGGCGCTGCCCTGGACAAGGTCACGGTGTCCGGCGAGATCCTCGAGCACACCAAGGGCCCGAAGATCGTGATCCACAAGTTCAAGAACAAGACCGGTTACCACAAGCGGCAGGGTCATCGTCAGAAGCTGACCAAGCTGCGCGTCACCGGTATCAAGTCCGGCAAGTGA